From one Deltaproteobacteria bacterium genomic stretch:
- a CDS encoding enoyl-CoA hydratase/isomerase family protein — protein MSDESALIVYNEGPVWHIRFNRPEKLNAIDTEQHERVIRAVQAADYDPAVRVIAFSGEGRAFCSGDDIKTAQRRWPERHKKRLVDLDIGVGPLILQEATTVIRDVCKPTVVLMHGYALGAGYDYATSCDFRVATEDCQFGDPRVHRALWAAEGWSYKLLRLIGGGWATKIALLGEPLTGVEAEGIGLVHRVYPPDADLRESAREFLLKLASLPAESYAVIKRHILDGMDLSYQAALAHQPR, from the coding sequence CGAGGGTCCGGTCTGGCATATCCGGTTCAATCGTCCGGAAAAGCTGAACGCGATAGACACCGAGCAGCACGAACGCGTCATCAGGGCCGTGCAGGCCGCGGACTATGATCCGGCGGTGAGGGTCATAGCTTTTTCAGGCGAAGGGCGTGCCTTCTGCTCCGGGGATGACATCAAGACCGCGCAGCGCAGATGGCCGGAGCGTCATAAAAAGCGGCTGGTTGACCTGGACATAGGGGTCGGTCCGCTCATCCTGCAGGAGGCTACAACCGTCATTCGGGATGTCTGCAAGCCCACGGTGGTGCTGATGCACGGTTACGCCCTTGGCGCGGGCTACGACTATGCCACCAGCTGTGATTTCAGAGTCGCGACCGAGGACTGCCAGTTTGGCGATCCCCGGGTCCATCGCGCCTTATGGGCCGCAGAAGGATGGTCCTACAAGCTATTGAGACTCATCGGCGGGGGTTGGGCCACCAAAATCGCGCTGTTAGGTGAGCCGCTCACCGGAGTGGAGGCTGAAGGCATCGGTCTGGTGCATCGGGTTTATCCGCCGGATGCAGACCTCAGGGAGTCGGCCCGGGAGTTCCTGCTGAAACTGGCCAGTCTCCCGGCTGAATCCTACGCTGTCATCAAACGCCATATCCTGGACGGCATGGACCTCTCTTACCAAGCCGCCCTGGCCCACCAGCCCCGATAG